In a genomic window of Xenopus laevis strain J_2021 chromosome 5S, Xenopus_laevis_v10.1, whole genome shotgun sequence:
- the calhm4.S gene encoding calcium homeostasis modulator protein 4 yields MSLQPLISFLKSKESILFNAIVAILTVGGQQLFSFFAFSCPCSPYKNLNYGLAFLGVPALVLLIVGFVFNDNTWRLLMGSSNGHLVQERSRQSMTLKYRLICFVFGNIAGRAIVAPITWLAVTLLNGSYYVCALSEYANVAQYDILRSLTKAERRHLLAQFPCVQFVPANFTRVKDEVILELKYQSQVAGWILVGAVTVFIFTTLCVARCCSPLTFLHLKYWIRYVNNEQILFEKAVDQHSKIYALLNIKKFFGFSPENKIIREIRIPSRSDWRMISGLDLLKTIDDEHYHYSLLHSWADLDPADGKLIHVDIENTPDSGSNS; encoded by the exons ATGTCCTTGCAGCCACTCATATCCTTCCTCAAAAGCAAAGAGTCTATTCTGTTCAATGCAATTGTTGCCATTCTGACTGTCGGCGGGCAacaacttttctcttttttcgcTTTCAGTTGCCCCTGCAGCCCCTATAAGAACCTGAACTATGGTTTAGCCTTCCTGGGAGTTCCCGCGCTAGTGCTTCTCATAGTGGGCTTTGTTTTCAATGACAACACATGGAGGCTACTGATGGGCTCCTCCAATGGACATTTAGTGCAAGAGAGAAGCAGGCAGAGCATGACCCTGAAGTACAGGCTCATCTGTTTTGTGTTTGGGAACATCGCTGGCAGAGCAATAGTGGCTCCCATCACATGGCTGGCTGTGACGCTGCTCAATGGCTCATACTATGTGTGTGCGCTGAGTGAGTATGCCAATGTGGCTCAGTATGACATCCTGCGCTCACTCACGAAGGCCGAGAGGAGGCATCTTCTTGCCCAGTTTCCCTGCGTGCAGTTTGTGCCTGCCAACTTCACTAGAGTCAAGGACGAGGTGATCTTGGAGCTCAAGTACCAGTCCCAG gtggCTGGATGGATTTTGGTTGGAGCTGTGacagtatttatatttacaaCCCTCTGTGTAGCCAGATGTTGCTCTCCACTAACTTTTCTGCATCTCAAGTACTGGATCAGATATGTGAATAATGAACAGATACTCTTTGAGAAAGCAGTTGACCAGCACTCCAAGATCTATGCCTTGCTAAACATCAAGAAATTCTTTGGCTTTTCACCTGAAAATAAGATCATAAGAGAAATCCGTATCCCCTCTCGCTCGGACTGGAGAATGATCTCTGGACTTGATCTTTTGAAAACCATTGATGATGAGCATTACCATTACAGTCTTCTCCATTCATGGGCTGACCTAGATCCCGCAGATGGGAAATTAATTCATGTTGATATAGAAAACACCCCTGACTCAGGTTCAAACTCCTAA